In Calliopsis andreniformis isolate RMS-2024a chromosome 9, iyCalAndr_principal, whole genome shotgun sequence, the genomic window tatacaaaaatattaattctatATTTATAGATGTTTTGTATGTATAGCAAGGTAATATTGTATGTAGgaatatttttttacaattCATTTTTAGTCTTATTTATTTTTgtttgtttttttcttttttactgaTTTTTTTAAAGATTCAGTTTTATTTGCTGCAATATCATATTCAACCATTTTTTCTACTACTCTATTTAGTCTCTTTTTAGAATCCTTCTTTTTTTCAGCAGATTTTTCAGCATCAAAATGTACAGCCTCTAAACTTGTTATTATTTTATCTAATCTAGCTTTCTGTTTCCTGTGATGTTTTGCCTCTTTTTTTTTAACTATTCTAGCATTTAATAGAGCTGCCTCTGGATGTTCTAACAAATCTTTAATCTTATCTGATGGCATAATTGGTTTATCACAAGGGAGTTCTATTTGAAACTTATTTTCCAGCATATTATCACCATCTTCAATAATATGCTGTACATTTAAATTGCCTTtgtatgaattttttaatttttttacccTATGCAGAGTAAATACATTCCCATCTTGTTCATTctgatctttctttcttttagatttcttcttcttctttttacgTGTAAATATATTCTCAAACTCTTCTTCAATCTGATCATTTACTTGTCCTTCAACACTTTtttcttttacatttttttctaGTGTTAGATTTACAGGAAATGATCTATTATCAATTTCATTATCTTCTTCCTCTATTCCAATGCCTTGAATATTCTGAGTCACTGCactttcttttttcattttcttttttttatgttttatttttacttctGTTTCAACTAGTGAATGTTTACTTCTTTCATCATTATCACTTACAttacataaaatatttaattgatGAGTTAAATCGTTTATACGTCTCTTGTGTTTCTTTCTTTTAGATTTAGATAGTTTTGGAGCATTTGATTCTTCTTCAGAAGAAAGAGCAACAGGTAATACATTTTCATTATCATCTATTTTACATGAATCTTGAACTTcgttatatttttttaacttATCAGATACACTTGTATATGCAGTTGTGTTTAATAAATCTTCCTCTTGCTGAGctattctttttaattttcCTTGTAAAGTTAATCCATGCCTAGCCCCTTTATGGGCGGTTCTACCACCACAAACTTTAAATAACTCTTCATCTGTTAAAGGAACATATGTGACATCACTTTGAATCTTATCTACCTCAGGTAGATCTGAACTTTTTTCCTGTATTATGTTGCCATGAATAAGGGTAgaagttttaagaaaatttgtatAGCTTGACATATATTTggatttcttttcttttaaattatctTCAGATGATTCTTTCTTTGAAACAGATATAGAAACTCCATGTGATTGTGATTCAATTACAATGTTATTAACTGCGTTATTAAAAGCAGTTTCCCACCATTCTTTATGATCTGTATCCTTATGGTCTATTCCTGCTTTATCAAATTTTAGTTTTGGTCTGATTGCCTCTGTAATACCAGTCTCATTTTTACCTAGACCTTTACCtgtttcaaaataaaaatacactttCAAAACAAATCACTACTTTAACTTATAGAAAaaagttattaatttatttcttaaatagtttaaataaatacaaattatGTAAATTATCACGTTCCTTCAAAAATCATACCTTCGGTCCATCCATACTTCATAAGTTGAGCTTTTGCAAAGTCAGTCATATTTCTATTATTCTCcactttaattttatttatatcgatAAATACTCTAATTCTACAAGCCCATGCGTACTTTGTTAAACAAAGAGTTTAAATGAACTAGTAAATCAAACTTATAACAATCTCCGAAGGTTATGCCAAATTCAAAGTCCCATAGCAGTCGCATGATGGCGTTGCGGTAGATTCGTAAGCAAAATCATAAGTTTCAAAGAAAGTTTGTCCAATTTTGGGAATTGAAAAATTTTTCGTAAATGTTACATTTACTTCAGGTATCTATTTTTTGTAATATTAGAATAATATTCTTGTTTGAAGGTATTAGTTAACCCTGATATGGTAAAATAGTGATTTTCTTTTATACTCTTATTTGTAGAGTCTATCTAAAAATGATCTCTCGTACTAGTCTTACGGTTGCATCGAATGCATAAGATGAAAGATGCAGACGTAACACTCGTAGCAGGTATAATATAACTATTCAATAGATATAAAGCTTCAAAGTTTATATGGCTAAAGAGTATATGTTTTTAATATAAATGGTGTATCATTAGTCTTTAGATAAAGAAAGATGTTCACGTTGTTCATCGAGTTGTCAATGGTTTGACGTTCATGTGCCAACCGTGCATGCACAGTGTCTTCATGATATGCATCTTACTAGTATCAAACATTTACTCATACATTTGCTATGATAATTCTACCCGCCCCACCATTGTACAGCGGAATTTATTCAATGCATGTTACCAATATTGCCCTGATACAAGGGAAATGAACAATCTTGAACGAAGTGTGTGCTTAACGTAAAAACACGTTTTTGGAGTAACATCAAGGATACGATCGAAATATTTAATTGCGTTAATAACGAAAAGAGGTTTGTGTACTTTGTTCTTTTATAGATACATGAAATTCGTAATCTGTTTTTATTTCGCAAATGCGTAAATATCACTAACTTTTTACGTTGTGCGAGTAAATTTTTGCGATTTGTGCTTCGACCGTGTTTATTGCATTACTTAACATCTATTAAAATaacaaattcaattaattttatataaaatatatgattttgttaataaaactTACTGTTATTCatcatttttattgtgtcttatcAGATATgataattaaaagtaaaaattcataaatatatattttacataTAACCACTAACTATATTTATCCAAAAGTGACTCAGTTATATTGAACTGATGCAGGTAGTTATAAATCATAAAAGAAAATGGCATTTCGTGACTTAGTCGAAGGAGATTGTGGAGGACCTAGTTCTTTGATCCAACTTACATCACATTTTGTACGTGATCATGGGTTTAAAGAAGAAGGAATACATCATCCTTTTGGTCCTGTGGAGCCCTTTCAGGCTTCAGACTCAGATCAGTTAGTTAAACAATTTTTAGAAGAAAATCCTTCATGTCCTCAAACATTTAGAATGGATAATTTACTGCAAGAAATGCGTGAAACTGATCAAAATATTCATCCACCTATAGCAGCTCCAGGGGTAGCTCAAGAATTAACTGGTTTAGATACAGCTTGGGCAAACCAATATCTAGAATCAGGACGTCATTTCAGTGTAATTTTTTAGTTTACTATTGTGctatataatattattaataaaattctatacatttataatatttttctgaTACAGGAACATCACACGGATGATATTTGGAATCCTGAAATAGAACAAGATTCAAATACTCTGATACAACAAACGCATGAATTAGGATTAGGACCCAAGTGGGCTGAAGAATATATAGAACATAGCATAGATGCTTTACAAAATGATATTAACAATGAAAACACTGGGAAACCAGCAGGAGATAATGATGATCCTAATTTTCCACATTCaaaatttatgaaatttatGAAGCAAGATGCTCCAGTTGATGATAATCAAGAATCACTGCCAGATTTACATAGCACAAGCAAGGAGTGGGAAGAGCAATATGACAAAGATGAAGAGACTGCTTTAGAAAAAACTTCTACTGAAAATAGTCCAGAAAATAAAGTTTCCGATAATGCAGAAGAAGAGTTAGCTGCTGCAGGTAGCTGGATAGATGAATTTCAAAAAGAAAATGCTTCAGGTATGTATATACTTTAACATTAGTTTACTTTATCTTATGCCATGTTGAAGATATATTTATAACTAATAGATGTTTTTAGAAATAGATAATTATGAATCTCCATTTTCACGACTTCAACAAGAATGGGAGAAAATATCGTCCTCAGAGGAACTGTCCAGTAAACATCCATGGCTTTCAGAATATGATACATTTTATGACCCATTCAAAGATTATGAATTTCACGAGGAAAACCCTATGAAGAATATGCCTAATGCATTAGAAGAAGGGAAGAAAAGATTAGAAGTTGGAGATTTACCAAGTGCTATACTTTGCTTTGAGGCAGCAGTGCAACAAGATGAAAGTAATTCAGAAGCTTGGTTGCTACTTGGTAAAACTCAAGCTGAGAATGAACAGGATCCATTAGCTATATCTGCTTTAAAACACTGTCTAAATCTCGACCCAACAAATGGTTCCGCCCTTATGGCTCTCGCCGTTTCATATACAAATGAATCTTATCAAAATCAAGCATGTTTAACTCTAAAGGAATGgttattaaaaaatgaaaagtaCAAACATCTCTCTGTAAAAAAGACTAATATTGAGCAATATCCTAAATCCAGTGTATCATCTATTTTATTCGAGTAAGTAATTTTTACATGTATAAGATAATTAAATTTCATTCATGACAATCATTACCTTTTTTTAGCGATGTACACGAAGAAGTAAAAAATCTGTATATTCAAGCCGCACGAATGAACCCACGAGATGAAATAGATGCTGATGTGCAATGTGGACTGGGAGTACTTTTTAATTTGTCAAATGAATATGATAAAGCTTGTGATTGTTTTCAGGCAGCATTACAAGTACGCCCTGATGTACGTGTATGATAAGAATCgttctgttttatttaaaaagtaaTTATTACACTTTCGTAAACATGATTTTTTTAAAGGATTCCAGATTGTGGAACAGATTAGGTGCAACTTTGGCTAATGGTCAAAAATCAGAAGAAGCTATAAATGCATACCATCGTGCCTTAAAGTTATCACCGGGATTTATTAGAGCACGTTATAATTTAGGAATCTCTTGTATTAATCTTGGTGCATATAAGTATGTAAACTTGTCACTTAATGTAACAAATTTTTTCCTTTCCGGTATGAAACGTTTCATTTTATTGCAGGGAAGCAGGTGAACACCTGTTAACAGCTTTAAATCAACAGGCTGCTGGTCGTGGAACGCGAGGCGAAAGTTTCTCACCGAAAACAATGTCCAATACCATTTGGTCAACATTAAGACTTGTCACTTCTTTGATGCACAAATACCATCTAAACGAAGCTATAGAAAACAGGTATGTATGATGTAAGAGAAACTTTTAACAAAAATGATAATAAAACTTACTACGTACATAATGCTATGTGTTATTTCAGAGACCTATTGAGGTTGAATAAAGAATTCGAAATTATGTAAAGATCATGCAAACTTGTTGAAGCTATTTGTTGAGAAAAGGTATAAACTGTTTGTAAGGTATCATAAACGATatgattaaataatattttttaatagttgaaatatgtatatataaaaaaaaaattagactTGTTTCACATATATATAAGTCCTTTGAAgggaaataatttaaaaatattaaatacccaATTaagatattttctatatttttaaagTTATTTTGATTCGACATTTCTAACAGGTATATAACTCTTTAttatttcgttttatatcaATTGCAAATGGGTTATAAATTATGTGTACATACAATTGTTATGAATTCAATAAAAACGAACTAAAACAGTTTAATCCCTGAGTAAAATAAATAAGTTTAAAACCTTAAAAAGAGTcatttatattaaaaatgtaaGACAGAGAGAACAACCTTAAA contains:
- the LOC143184207 gene encoding uncharacterized protein LOC143184207, translating into MTDFAKAQLMKYGWTEGKGLGKNETGITEAIRPKLKFDKAGIDHKDTDHKEWWETAFNNAVNNIVIESQSHGVSISVSKKESSEDNLKEKKSKYMSSYTNFLKTSTLIHGNIIQEKSSDLPEVDKIQSDVTYVPLTDEELFKVCGGRTAHKGARHGLTLQGKLKRIAQQEEDLLNTTAYTSVSDKLKKYNEVQDSCKIDDNENVLPVALSSEEESNAPKLSKSKRKKHKRRINDLTHQLNILCNVSDNDERSKHSLVETEVKIKHKKKKMKKESAVTQNIQGIGIEEEDNEIDNRSFPVNLTLEKNVKEKSVEGQVNDQIEEEFENIFTRKKKKKKSKRKKDQNEQDGNVFTLHRVKKLKNSYKGNLNVQHIIEDGDNMLENKFQIELPCDKPIMPSDKIKDLLEHPEAALLNARIVKKKEAKHHRKQKARLDKIITSLEAVHFDAEKSAEKKKDSKKRLNRVVEKMVEYDIAANKTESLKKSVKKKKTNKNK
- the Pex5 gene encoding peroxisomal biogenesis factor 5 isoform X1, encoding MAFRDLVEGDCGGPSSLIQLTSHFVRDHGFKEEGIHHPFGPVEPFQASDSDQLVKQFLEENPSCPQTFRMDNLLQEMRETDQNIHPPIAAPGVAQELTGLDTAWANQYLESGRHFSEHHTDDIWNPEIEQDSNTLIQQTHELGLGPKWAEEYIEHSIDALQNDINNENTGKPAGDNDDPNFPHSKFMKFMKQDAPVDDNQESLPDLHSTSKEWEEQYDKDEETALEKTSTENSPENKVSDNAEEELAAAGSWIDEFQKENASEIDNYESPFSRLQQEWEKISSSEELSSKHPWLSEYDTFYDPFKDYEFHEENPMKNMPNALEEGKKRLEVGDLPSAILCFEAAVQQDESNSEAWLLLGKTQAENEQDPLAISALKHCLNLDPTNGSALMALAVSYTNESYQNQACLTLKEWLLKNEKYKHLSVKKTNIEQYPKSSVSSILFDDVHEEVKNLYIQAARMNPRDEIDADVQCGLGVLFNLSNEYDKACDCFQAALQVRPDDSRLWNRLGATLANGQKSEEAINAYHRALKLSPGFIRARYNLGISCINLGAYKEAGEHLLTALNQQAAGRGTRGESFSPKTMSNTIWSTLRLVTSLMHKYHLNEAIENRDLLRLNKEFEIM
- the Pex5 gene encoding peroxisomal biogenesis factor 5 isoform X2, giving the protein MGLKKKEYIILLVLWSPFRLQTQITAPGVAQELTGLDTAWANQYLESGRHFSEHHTDDIWNPEIEQDSNTLIQQTHELGLGPKWAEEYIEHSIDALQNDINNENTGKPAGDNDDPNFPHSKFMKFMKQDAPVDDNQESLPDLHSTSKEWEEQYDKDEETALEKTSTENSPENKVSDNAEEELAAAGSWIDEFQKENASEIDNYESPFSRLQQEWEKISSSEELSSKHPWLSEYDTFYDPFKDYEFHEENPMKNMPNALEEGKKRLEVGDLPSAILCFEAAVQQDESNSEAWLLLGKTQAENEQDPLAISALKHCLNLDPTNGSALMALAVSYTNESYQNQACLTLKEWLLKNEKYKHLSVKKTNIEQYPKSSVSSILFDDVHEEVKNLYIQAARMNPRDEIDADVQCGLGVLFNLSNEYDKACDCFQAALQVRPDDSRLWNRLGATLANGQKSEEAINAYHRALKLSPGFIRARYNLGISCINLGAYKEAGEHLLTALNQQAAGRGTRGESFSPKTMSNTIWSTLRLVTSLMHKYHLNEAIENRDLLRLNKEFEIM